One region of Azoarcus sp. CIB genomic DNA includes:
- a CDS encoding DEAD/DEAH box helicase, translated as MINSEVSFASLGLAEPLLRAISESGYTQPTPIQAQAIPLVLAGGDLLAAAQTGTGKTAGFTLPLLHRLSTSSASAPKAGRPRCLILTPTRELAAQVEESVQTYGKHMPLTSMVMFGGVNINPQISALKKRVDILVATPGRLLDHAGQKTVDLSGVEILVLDEADRMLDMGFIRDIRKVLAMLPKQRQNLLFSATFSDEIRSLANGLLNNPGCVEVARRNTTTELVEQSVYSVPQKQKRDLLVHLVKEHDWHQVLVFTRTKHGANRLAEYLGKHGIPAAAIHGNKSQAARTRALSQFKDNSLPVLVATDIAARGLDIDQLPQVVNFELPNVPEDYVHRIGRTGRAGSSGKAISFVDSEERPYLASIERLIKRTIDRATVPEFVTHAPDPGDSERPPRDPRQSSGRRNDSRAPRQPLAERPAPRTQPHGANRQPARQGAQADGGKPANRPARSGEAQANRPARNGEANKAGAPRGQEPSGNRAPRTGDAPRAPARQDTGRSPAPRAALFNAKPGNRGG; from the coding sequence TTGATCAATTCCGAAGTTTCCTTCGCCAGTCTTGGACTGGCCGAACCCCTTTTGCGCGCCATTTCCGAGTCGGGCTACACGCAGCCGACACCGATCCAGGCGCAGGCGATTCCCCTGGTGCTGGCCGGCGGCGACCTGCTTGCCGCAGCCCAGACCGGCACCGGCAAGACCGCCGGCTTCACGCTGCCGCTGCTGCACCGGCTGTCCACAAGCTCGGCCAGCGCCCCCAAGGCGGGGCGCCCCCGCTGCCTGATCCTCACCCCGACGCGCGAGCTCGCAGCACAGGTCGAGGAATCGGTGCAGACCTACGGCAAGCACATGCCGCTGACCTCGATGGTCATGTTCGGCGGCGTGAACATCAATCCGCAGATCTCGGCGCTGAAGAAGCGCGTCGACATCCTCGTCGCGACGCCGGGGCGTCTGCTGGACCATGCCGGCCAGAAGACCGTCGACCTGTCGGGGGTCGAGATCCTCGTCCTCGACGAAGCCGACCGCATGCTCGACATGGGCTTCATCCGCGACATCCGCAAGGTGCTCGCGATGCTGCCCAAGCAGCGCCAGAACCTGCTGTTCTCGGCGACCTTCTCGGACGAGATCCGTTCGCTCGCCAACGGCCTGCTGAACAACCCGGGCTGCGTCGAAGTGGCACGCCGCAACACGACCACCGAACTGGTCGAACAGTCCGTGTATTCGGTGCCGCAGAAACAGAAGCGCGATCTGCTCGTGCATCTGGTCAAGGAACACGACTGGCACCAGGTGCTGGTGTTCACGCGCACCAAGCACGGCGCCAACCGGCTGGCCGAATACCTCGGCAAACACGGCATCCCGGCCGCCGCGATCCACGGCAATAAGAGCCAAGCGGCACGCACGCGCGCGCTGTCGCAGTTCAAGGACAACTCGCTGCCGGTGCTGGTCGCAACCGACATCGCGGCGCGCGGCCTGGACATCGACCAGCTGCCGCAGGTGGTGAACTTCGAGCTGCCAAACGTGCCGGAAGACTACGTGCACCGCATCGGCCGCACCGGCCGCGCGGGATCGAGCGGCAAGGCGATTTCCTTCGTCGACAGCGAGGAGAGGCCCTACCTCGCGTCGATCGAGCGCCTGATCAAGCGCACCATCGATCGCGCCACCGTGCCGGAATTCGTGACCCACGCGCCCGATCCGGGCGACAGCGAGCGACCGCCGCGCGACCCGCGCCAGTCGTCGGGACGGCGCAACGATAGCCGTGCGCCGCGCCAGCCGCTTGCAGAACGCCCGGCGCCGCGCACGCAGCCGCACGGGGCGAACCGCCAGCCGGCACGGCAGGGCGCACAGGCCGACGGCGGCAAGCCGGCAAACCGCCCGGCCCGCAGCGGGGAGGCGCAGGCCAATCGCCCTGCACGCAACGGCGAGGCGAACAAGGCCGGCGCACCGCGTGGCCAGGAGCCCAGCGGCAACCGTGCGCCGCGCACGGGCGACGCCCCGCGCGCACCGGCGCGTCAGGATACGGGACGTAGCCCCGCGCCGCGCGCAGCGCTCTTCAACGCAAAGCCGGGCAATCGCGGCGGCTGA
- a CDS encoding bifunctional cobalt-precorrin-7 (C(5))-methyltransferase/cobalt-precorrin-6B (C(15))-methyltransferase: MSDPRCLILGILDDGWDGLSAAGRERLTESRVVIGARRTLDLVAPHLGKDVELRDMDGALGKTPEWVRAALADRLTVTVLATGDPLCHGIARFLIDKIGAASVEVLPAPSTIAIACARLKKPWQDAAVRSCHGADAGEWHTGAAPGHGLYGLVRAVAEHARVATFTSPHNSPDRVARALLAAGYGDELRISVAARLCLPDEEIFADLMLADAAAREFAHPNIAVIDRVTAPAPRAVFGFEDGDFVQRQPEKGLITKLEARAVSLAKLGLRADSVVWDIGAGSGSVGLEASRIARLGHVWAIEKNTGDAANARENAQRLQATNYTLVEGKAPDGLDAWPDPDAVFIGGSGGELAQLIELCLARLRPAGRLVMNFVTLENLATATGALAAAGADWDVTMLSAARSQPILDMHRLAAQNPVWIVTAFKALPTNAGSSGVMSG, from the coding sequence ATGTCTGACCCTCGCTGCCTGATCCTGGGCATCCTCGACGATGGCTGGGACGGTCTCTCGGCCGCCGGTCGCGAACGGCTGACCGAGAGCCGTGTCGTGATCGGCGCGCGCCGCACGCTCGACCTGGTCGCGCCGCATCTGGGCAAGGACGTCGAACTGCGCGACATGGACGGCGCGCTCGGCAAGACGCCCGAATGGGTGCGCGCAGCGCTCGCCGACCGCCTGACGGTGACCGTGCTCGCGACCGGCGACCCTTTGTGCCACGGGATCGCGCGCTTTTTGATCGACAAGATTGGCGCAGCGAGCGTGGAAGTGCTGCCGGCGCCATCGACGATCGCGATCGCCTGCGCACGGCTGAAGAAGCCGTGGCAGGACGCTGCGGTCCGCTCATGCCACGGCGCGGATGCCGGCGAATGGCACACCGGCGCGGCACCCGGCCACGGCCTGTACGGACTCGTGCGTGCGGTCGCGGAACACGCGCGCGTGGCCACCTTCACGAGCCCGCACAACAGCCCGGACCGCGTTGCGCGCGCCCTCCTTGCTGCAGGCTACGGCGACGAGCTGCGCATCTCCGTCGCCGCGCGCCTGTGCCTGCCCGACGAGGAAATCTTCGCCGACCTCATGCTCGCGGACGCCGCAGCGCGTGAATTCGCGCATCCCAACATCGCCGTGATCGACCGCGTCACTGCGCCCGCACCGCGCGCGGTCTTCGGTTTCGAGGACGGCGATTTCGTTCAGCGCCAACCTGAAAAGGGCCTCATCACCAAGCTCGAAGCGCGCGCCGTGTCGCTCGCGAAACTCGGGCTGCGCGCGGACAGCGTCGTCTGGGACATCGGCGCGGGCTCCGGCTCTGTCGGACTGGAGGCTTCGCGCATCGCGCGCCTCGGCCACGTCTGGGCGATCGAGAAGAACACCGGCGATGCCGCTAATGCGCGCGAGAACGCGCAGCGCCTGCAGGCGACGAACTACACGCTGGTCGAAGGCAAGGCGCCGGACGGCCTCGACGCGTGGCCCGATCCGGACGCGGTGTTCATCGGCGGCTCGGGCGGCGAACTCGCACAGCTCATCGAACTGTGCCTCGCGCGGTTGCGTCCCGCCGGCCGCCTCGTGATGAACTTCGTCACGCTCGAAAACCTCGCGACCGCGACCGGCGCGCTCGCCGCGGCCGGCGCCGACTGGGACGTGACGATGCTGTCGGCGGCGCGCAGCCAGCCGATCCTCGACATGCACCGACTGGCCGCGCAGAACCCGGTGTGGATTGTGACCGCATTCAAGGCCCTTCCTACCAACGCAGGGAGCAGTGGCGTGATGTCAGGTTGA
- a CDS encoding sirohydrochlorin chelatase has protein sequence MKNTTILLVGHGSRNRAGNDEIERFAAEWRARRPEWRIEACFIEYADVLLDAGLDRAAAGAARVIVIPFILNAAGHVKMEIPAAIEQARERHPAVAFECTRHLGMGREIFDVLMGRLDRLMHALHMPDPCTTGVILLGRGSSDAGANGELAKMARWIFEDSDHELVELAFTGVTWPRLETAVQRQVRLGMTQIAVVPVYLFTGVLIERIDAQLARLRAQYPQIAFALGTHFGFDAGVFELVEARVADAGEASLLECDGCKYRLAAEAEHLHDHSHTAGHHDHDGHDPHHHHDHGHAHHDHGHGCSHHHAPHAGCAQPAHA, from the coding sequence ATGAAAAACACCACGATCCTGCTGGTCGGCCACGGCTCGCGCAACCGCGCGGGCAACGACGAGATCGAACGCTTTGCCGCGGAGTGGCGCGCACGCCGCCCCGAGTGGCGCATCGAGGCCTGCTTCATCGAGTACGCCGACGTGCTGCTCGACGCGGGACTCGACCGTGCGGCGGCCGGCGCTGCGCGCGTGATCGTGATCCCCTTCATCCTCAACGCAGCGGGCCACGTGAAGATGGAGATCCCGGCGGCGATCGAGCAGGCGCGCGAACGCCACCCCGCCGTCGCCTTCGAATGCACGCGCCACCTCGGCATGGGACGCGAGATTTTTGACGTGCTGATGGGCCGGCTCGACCGCCTGATGCACGCGCTGCACATGCCGGACCCCTGCACCACGGGCGTGATCCTGCTGGGCCGCGGATCGTCGGACGCGGGCGCGAACGGCGAGCTCGCGAAGATGGCGCGCTGGATCTTCGAGGACAGCGACCACGAGCTCGTCGAGCTCGCCTTCACCGGCGTGACCTGGCCGCGGCTGGAGACGGCGGTGCAGCGCCAGGTGCGTCTGGGGATGACGCAGATCGCGGTGGTGCCGGTGTATCTCTTCACCGGCGTGCTGATCGAGCGCATCGACGCGCAGCTCGCGCGGCTGCGCGCGCAGTACCCGCAGATCGCGTTCGCTCTGGGCACGCATTTCGGCTTCGACGCGGGCGTCTTCGAGCTGGTCGAGGCGCGCGTCGCCGACGCCGGTGAAGCCTCGCTGCTCGAATGCGACGGCTGCAAGTATCGCCTGGCCGCCGAGGCCGAGCACCTGCACGACCATAGTCATACCGCGGGCCATCACGACCACGACGGGCACGACCCTCACCACCACCATGATCACGGCCATGCCCACCACGATCATGGCCACGGCTGTTCCCACCACCACGCGCCGCACGCCGGCTGCGCCCAACCCGCCCACGCCTGA
- the cobI gene encoding precorrin-2 C(20)-methyltransferase gives MNDALASPRYGRLIGVSLGPGDPDLITRRGWTALQSDARWTYPVKKAEERSYALDIVVRGGLEVPADAVELVFPMTRDAVALAKAWARAAARTAELLAEGRDVAFLVEGDASTYSTFRHLARAVRELAPEVEVETIPGVSSFAAAAACADVALAEEDETVAVIPAAYGVSVIDHLLDEFDTLVLIKVKPLLDEVLDLLEARDLLATSCFVEKVGSPEERVVHDVASLRGEKVNYLSLLLVQNPKRARGELRRGCRKRAAAIEALTTEVSA, from the coding sequence ATGAATGACGCTCTCGCCTCCCCCCGCTACGGCCGCCTGATCGGCGTGTCGCTCGGCCCCGGCGATCCCGACCTGATCACGCGCCGCGGCTGGACCGCGCTGCAGTCGGACGCGCGCTGGACCTACCCGGTGAAGAAGGCCGAGGAACGCTCCTACGCGCTCGACATCGTCGTGCGCGGCGGCCTCGAAGTGCCGGCCGACGCGGTCGAGCTGGTGTTCCCGATGACGCGCGACGCGGTCGCACTCGCCAAGGCCTGGGCGCGCGCCGCGGCCCGCACCGCCGAGCTCCTCGCCGAAGGGCGCGACGTCGCCTTCCTCGTCGAGGGCGACGCCTCCACCTACTCGACCTTCCGCCACCTCGCCCGCGCGGTGCGCGAGCTGGCCCCGGAAGTCGAGGTCGAGACGATTCCCGGCGTCAGTTCCTTCGCCGCGGCCGCCGCCTGCGCGGATGTCGCGCTCGCCGAGGAAGACGAAACCGTCGCGGTGATCCCGGCGGCCTACGGTGTGTCGGTGATCGACCACCTGCTCGACGAGTTCGACACGCTGGTGCTGATAAAGGTGAAGCCGCTGCTCGACGAGGTGCTGGATCTGCTCGAGGCGCGCGACCTGCTGGCGACCAGCTGCTTCGTCGAGAAGGTCGGCTCGCCGGAAGAGCGCGTCGTGCATGACGTCGCGAGCCTGCGCGGCGAGAAGGTCAATTACTTGTCGCTGCTGCTGGTGCAGAACCCCAAGCGGGCGCGCGGCGAACTGCGTCGCGGCTGCCGCAAGCGCGCCGCTGCGATCGAAGCGCTCACGACGGAGGTGTCGGCATGA
- the rquA gene encoding rhodoquinone biosynthesis methyltransferase RquA, translating to MMQPVTKACAVPSYLSRTYHWAYLSHRTLPWLDREWVVSAILWGNARRLMRAAVEEFAPGQRLLQAACVYGPFSRLLAERVGCNGALDVIDVAPIQVANARRKLDGLAHAEVRQGDLARPDCLAAGSHEAVCCFFLLHEVPPVERACIVHNLLGAVEPGGKIVFVDYHRTRPWHPLRPVMAQVFRWLEPFAPSLLDVDITALSPLGEEFAWKKTTLFGGLYQKIVGVRRG from the coding sequence ATGATGCAGCCCGTGACAAAAGCCTGTGCGGTGCCGTCCTACCTGTCGCGCACCTATCACTGGGCCTATCTCAGCCATCGCACCCTGCCCTGGCTCGACCGCGAATGGGTCGTTTCGGCCATCCTGTGGGGCAATGCCCGGCGCCTGATGCGAGCGGCAGTCGAGGAGTTCGCTCCGGGACAGCGCCTGTTGCAGGCGGCGTGCGTCTATGGCCCGTTCTCGCGCCTGCTCGCCGAGCGCGTCGGCTGCAACGGGGCGCTCGACGTCATCGACGTGGCGCCGATCCAGGTCGCGAACGCTCGCCGCAAGCTCGACGGTCTCGCGCATGCCGAGGTGCGTCAGGGCGATCTGGCGCGACCGGATTGCCTCGCGGCCGGGTCGCACGAAGCCGTGTGCTGTTTCTTCCTGCTGCATGAAGTGCCGCCGGTCGAGCGCGCGTGCATCGTGCACAACCTGCTCGGGGCGGTCGAGCCGGGCGGCAAGATCGTGTTCGTCGATTACCATCGCACCCGCCCATGGCACCCCCTGCGTCCGGTCATGGCGCAGGTGTTCCGCTGGCTCGAGCCTTTCGCGCCCTCGCTGCTCGACGTCGACATCACGGCGCTGTCGCCGCTGGGCGAGGAATTCGCATGGAAAAAGACCACCTTGTTCGGTGGTCTCTATCAGAAGATCGTCGGGGTGCGGCGCGGCTGA
- a CDS encoding cobalamin-binding protein has product MTQRPSLFHRIRPVRAAILAAGALAVTTAQAEIALRDDTGREVKLARPAERIVSLAPHVTELLFAAGAGERVVGAVAYSDYPDAARKLPRVGGYSNVDMEAVAALKPDLVIAWKSGNRDAHLDKLAALGIPVFMNEPRNLDDVARSLETLARLAGTDAAGRTAADAFRARKGALAARFGQRARVRMFYQIWDKPLMTINDEHLISDVVRLCGGENVFGKLTQLAPTIGVESVLAADPEVIVASGMGEARPDWLDNWKRWPKLAATTRENLYFVPPELIQRHTPRILDGATTLCEQLDKARGKRPAGT; this is encoded by the coding sequence ATGACGCAACGCCCATCCCTGTTCCACCGCATCCGCCCCGTTCGCGCCGCGATCCTTGCCGCAGGCGCACTCGCGGTGACAACCGCGCAGGCGGAAATCGCGCTCCGCGACGACACCGGCCGCGAAGTGAAGCTCGCACGCCCGGCCGAGCGCATCGTGAGCCTCGCCCCGCACGTCACCGAGCTGTTGTTCGCCGCCGGCGCCGGGGAGCGCGTCGTCGGCGCGGTTGCGTACAGCGATTACCCTGACGCGGCACGCAAGCTGCCGCGCGTGGGCGGCTACAGCAACGTCGACATGGAAGCAGTCGCGGCACTCAAGCCCGACCTCGTGATCGCGTGGAAGAGCGGCAACCGCGACGCGCACCTGGACAAGCTCGCCGCGCTGGGCATCCCCGTCTTCATGAACGAACCGCGCAACCTGGACGACGTCGCGCGCAGCCTGGAAACGCTAGCCAGGCTCGCCGGCACCGACGCGGCGGGCCGCACCGCCGCCGACGCATTCCGCGCGCGCAAGGGGGCGCTCGCGGCGCGTTTCGGGCAGCGTGCGCGCGTGCGCATGTTCTACCAGATCTGGGACAAGCCGCTGATGACGATCAACGACGAACACCTGATCTCGGACGTGGTCCGCCTGTGCGGCGGCGAAAACGTGTTCGGCAAGCTCACTCAGCTCGCGCCGACGATAGGCGTGGAAAGCGTGCTGGCGGCCGACCCCGAGGTGATCGTCGCGAGCGGCATGGGCGAGGCGCGCCCGGACTGGCTGGACAACTGGAAGCGCTGGCCCAAGCTTGCCGCGACGACGCGCGAGAACCTCTATTTCGTGCCGCCGGAGCTGATCCAGCGCCACACACCGCGCATCCTCGACGGGGCGACGACGCTGTGCGAGCAGCTGGACAAGGCGCGCGGCAAGCGCCCGGCCGGAACCTGA
- a CDS encoding M48 family metallopeptidase, whose protein sequence is MAAVQNRLSRTRARLAFRLGLRATAGLAAMGLVAVALGAVVVLLVGGTWSALVAGNVVLALAAVVSFLIATALCVLVCGWLFAPVARPDGVRLPPELAEGLFRLIERTGKRFGGIHIDAVWVVGDMNAAILQRPRWGWVGPLETHLMIGLPLAHSVTRRQFGAILAHEFAHLAAQRRGLDGWWGHLRAWWFRALDRCIEDAPRLGRALDNWTAGDLRAAMRLSRLEEFEADAGAARVVGAQRVGEALVEVALKERFLNEDYWRKVMAQSRTTPQPLIRPFREMGLGVLAGFRRPEPGPMDIHDMFGGAASEADFHPTLAERLRVLRVDPEVPVCGGESLANTYLAPLLPTLSWVFDRAWWQDSRRDWRQRYERARGA, encoded by the coding sequence ATGGCAGCTGTCCAAAACCGCCTCTCGCGCACTCGCGCACGTCTTGCGTTCCGGCTCGGTTTGCGCGCCACAGCGGGCCTCGCGGCAATGGGGCTGGTTGCGGTCGCCCTGGGCGCCGTCGTGGTGCTGCTGGTAGGGGGAACCTGGTCCGCTCTGGTTGCGGGCAACGTGGTCCTGGCCTTGGCTGCGGTCGTCAGCTTCCTGATCGCGACGGCCTTGTGCGTGCTGGTGTGCGGCTGGCTGTTCGCGCCGGTTGCCCGGCCCGACGGCGTGCGCCTGCCGCCGGAGCTCGCGGAAGGGCTGTTTCGCCTCATCGAGCGCACCGGCAAGCGTTTTGGCGGCATCCACATCGACGCGGTGTGGGTCGTCGGTGACATGAACGCCGCGATCCTGCAGCGCCCCCGCTGGGGCTGGGTCGGTCCGTTGGAAACCCATCTGATGATCGGCCTGCCGCTGGCCCACAGCGTGACCCGGCGCCAGTTCGGCGCGATCCTCGCGCACGAGTTCGCCCATCTTGCGGCGCAGCGCCGCGGGCTGGACGGTTGGTGGGGGCATCTGCGCGCCTGGTGGTTCCGCGCCCTCGACCGCTGCATCGAGGATGCGCCGCGCCTCGGTCGCGCGCTGGACAACTGGACCGCGGGCGACTTGCGCGCCGCGATGCGCCTGTCGCGCCTGGAAGAGTTCGAGGCCGATGCCGGCGCGGCGCGCGTGGTCGGTGCGCAGCGGGTCGGCGAAGCGCTTGTCGAGGTCGCGCTGAAGGAGCGTTTCCTCAACGAGGATTACTGGCGCAAGGTCATGGCGCAAAGCCGCACCACGCCCCAGCCGCTGATCCGCCCCTTCCGCGAGATGGGCCTGGGCGTGCTTGCCGGCTTCCGCCGCCCGGAACCCGGCCCGATGGACATCCACGACATGTTCGGCGGTGCCGCGTCCGAGGCCGACTTCCACCCCACGCTGGCCGAACGCCTGCGCGTGCTGCGCGTCGATCCCGAGGTCCCGGTGTGCGGCGGCGAGTCCTTGGCAAACACCTATCTGGCCCCCCTCCTGCCGACGCTGTCGTGGGTGTTCGACCGCGCGTGGTGGCAGGATTCGCGGCGCGACTGGCGTCAGCGTTACGAGCGCGCGCGCGGCGCCTGA
- the cobM gene encoding precorrin-4 C(11)-methyltransferase, whose translation MHSKSLPGTVWFVGAGPGDPDLITVKGRRLLEQAGGILFAGSLVDQAATLYAPEGCAIRDSKDMTLEEMGTWLIDAASRCVTVVRLQTGDPGLYGALVETTRLLDAAGVPWKVVPGVSSALAAAAAAGETLTLPEVTQTVILTRVAGRTPMPAGEELDALAAHRTTLCIFLSITLLHEVQDALRRAGWPEDAPILVVHKASWPGEEKIVRGTLADIKKKCQAEKIASQAMIIASPALGARDWPEIARSKLYDPAFSHRFRRATVTEDAS comes from the coding sequence ATGCATTCCAAGTCCTTGCCGGGAACCGTGTGGTTCGTCGGCGCCGGCCCGGGCGATCCGGACCTGATCACCGTGAAGGGGCGGCGCCTGCTCGAACAGGCGGGCGGCATCCTGTTCGCCGGTTCGCTGGTCGACCAGGCGGCGACGCTCTACGCGCCGGAAGGCTGCGCGATCCGCGATTCGAAGGACATGACGCTCGAGGAGATGGGCACGTGGCTGATCGACGCGGCATCGCGGTGCGTGACCGTCGTGCGGCTGCAGACCGGTGATCCCGGCCTGTACGGCGCGCTCGTCGAGACGACGCGTCTGCTCGATGCGGCCGGCGTGCCGTGGAAGGTCGTGCCGGGCGTGTCCTCGGCGCTGGCCGCGGCCGCCGCGGCGGGTGAGACGCTGACGCTGCCGGAAGTGACGCAGACGGTGATCCTGACTCGCGTCGCGGGCCGCACGCCGATGCCCGCGGGCGAGGAGCTCGACGCGCTGGCCGCACACCGCACGACGCTGTGCATCTTCCTGTCGATCACGCTGCTGCACGAGGTGCAGGACGCGCTGCGCCGTGCCGGCTGGCCGGAGGACGCGCCCATCCTCGTCGTGCACAAGGCGAGCTGGCCGGGCGAGGAGAAGATCGTCCGCGGCACCCTCGCCGACATCAAGAAGAAGTGCCAGGCCGAGAAGATCGCGTCGCAGGCGATGATCATCGCGAGCCCCGCGCTGGGCGCGCGCGACTGGCCCGAGATCGCCCGTTCAAAACTCTACGACCCGGCCTTCAGCCACCGCTTCCGCCGGGCCACCGTCACGGAAGACGCATCATGA
- a CDS encoding precorrin-8X methylmutase, whose amino-acid sequence MHSNVVTEQLTAAGRAIEHDSFAIIDAEVGRHDYRPEQWPVVRRMIHANADFEFNGLTDFHPEAVTAGLTAILAGGTRIVADVEMICVGLSASRLAYFGMSTHQFISDADVIAQAKAEETTRAVQAMRKAHRQGLLDGAIVGIGNAPTALIEVVRLIREEGAQPALVIGMPVGFVSAAESKDLMAEVANVPWIVIRGRKGGSTLVVAAIHALLGIAEARQREQQALTA is encoded by the coding sequence ATGCACAGCAACGTCGTCACCGAACAGCTCACCGCCGCCGGGCGCGCGATCGAGCACGATTCCTTCGCCATCATCGACGCCGAGGTCGGCCGCCACGACTATCGCCCCGAACAGTGGCCGGTCGTGCGCCGCATGATCCACGCCAACGCGGACTTCGAATTCAACGGCCTGACCGACTTCCACCCGGAGGCCGTCACGGCAGGCCTGACAGCGATCCTCGCCGGCGGCACGCGCATCGTCGCCGACGTCGAGATGATTTGCGTCGGCCTGTCGGCCTCACGACTCGCGTACTTCGGCATGAGCACGCACCAGTTCATCTCGGACGCGGACGTGATCGCCCAGGCGAAGGCCGAGGAGACCACGCGTGCGGTGCAGGCGATGCGGAAGGCGCACCGCCAGGGCCTGCTCGACGGTGCGATCGTGGGCATCGGCAATGCGCCGACGGCGCTGATCGAAGTCGTACGCCTGATCCGCGAGGAAGGCGCGCAGCCGGCGCTGGTGATTGGCATGCCGGTCGGCTTCGTGTCGGCGGCCGAGTCGAAGGACCTGATGGCGGAGGTCGCCAATGTGCCGTGGATTGTGATCCGCGGCCGCAAGGGCGGCTCGACGCTGGTCGTCGCGGCGATCCACGCGCTGCTCGGCATCGCCGAAGCGCGCCAGCGCGAACAGCAGGCGCTGACGGCGTAA
- a CDS encoding cobalt-precorrin-5B (C(1))-methyltransferase produces MAAGHALQEKVRKGDAKRERGNRTGFTTGANSAAAATAATLGLVQGEIPAEIECVLPNTMQVVFRITDGRVDGDCAHAVSIKDAGDDPDATDKAHLTADVRRIPNGGGEVILKGGPGVGVVTKPGLGLEVGGPAINPVPHRNICENVARAGASILAAGDSLEVTISVPGGEAMAKKTLNARLGILGGISILGTTGIVRPYSTAAFRASVIQAVDVAANQGHTAVVFTTGGRTEKCAMREFPELDEACFVQMGDFVKAAFSTAVKQGMQRVIVGAMVGKLTKIAQGLSVTHAWREEIDRQLIADAATEVGAPTDVVEQIRAAETARFAAESLAELGLTVPFHRALAVRAIRSLRERYPGPHRLTVLACNFEGVPIVTVEESECLTLAA; encoded by the coding sequence ATGGCAGCAGGGCACGCCTTGCAGGAGAAGGTGCGCAAGGGGGACGCGAAGCGCGAGCGGGGAAACCGCACCGGCTTCACGACCGGCGCGAACTCGGCCGCCGCGGCGACTGCGGCGACACTCGGGCTCGTGCAGGGCGAAATCCCGGCGGAGATCGAGTGCGTGCTGCCGAACACGATGCAGGTCGTATTCCGCATCACCGACGGGCGCGTCGACGGCGATTGCGCGCACGCGGTGAGCATCAAGGACGCGGGCGACGACCCGGACGCGACCGACAAGGCGCACCTGACCGCCGACGTGCGACGCATCCCGAACGGCGGCGGCGAGGTGATCCTGAAGGGCGGGCCCGGTGTCGGCGTCGTCACGAAGCCCGGCCTCGGGCTGGAGGTCGGCGGCCCGGCGATCAACCCGGTGCCGCACAGGAACATCTGCGAAAACGTCGCCCGTGCGGGTGCCTCGATCCTCGCCGCGGGCGACAGCCTGGAGGTGACGATCTCGGTGCCGGGCGGCGAGGCGATGGCGAAGAAGACGCTGAATGCGCGGCTGGGCATCCTCGGCGGCATCTCAATCCTCGGCACGACCGGGATCGTGCGCCCCTACTCGACCGCGGCCTTCCGCGCGAGCGTGATCCAGGCGGTCGACGTCGCGGCGAACCAGGGCCACACGGCCGTCGTGTTCACGACCGGCGGGCGCACCGAGAAGTGCGCGATGCGCGAATTCCCCGAACTCGACGAGGCCTGCTTCGTCCAGATGGGCGACTTCGTCAAGGCGGCGTTCTCGACCGCAGTGAAGCAGGGGATGCAGCGCGTCATCGTCGGCGCAATGGTCGGCAAGCTGACGAAGATCGCGCAGGGCCTGTCGGTGACGCACGCGTGGCGCGAGGAGATCGACCGCCAGCTGATCGCCGACGCAGCGACCGAGGTCGGCGCACCGACGGATGTCGTCGAGCAGATCCGCGCTGCCGAGACCGCGCGCTTCGCCGCCGAAAGCCTTGCCGAACTGGGGCTCACCGTGCCCTTTCACCGCGCGCTCGCGGTCCGTGCGATCCGCAGCCTGCGGGAACGCTACCCCGGCCCGCACCGCCTCACCGTGCTCGCCTGCAATTTCGAGGGTGTGCCCATCGTTACAGTGGAGGAATCCGAATGTCTGACCCTCGCTGCCTGA